In one Solanum lycopersicum chromosome 11, SLM_r2.1 genomic region, the following are encoded:
- the LOC138339403 gene encoding uncharacterized protein encodes MPGYSKFMKDMVTKKRSVSFEDDDRMQRCSAITTRSLVENKKDLGAFTIPCTIGLLHFAKALCDLGESINIMPLSIYKNLGLGDPKPTAIRLLMVDRTVRRPIGYSMMSW; translated from the coding sequence ATGCCCGGTTAttccaagtttatgaaagatatggttacTAAGAAGAGATCGgtaagttttgaggatgatgatcggATGCAACGTTGTAGTGCTATTactacaaggtctcttgtggaaaataaaaaagatctgGGTGCTTTTACTATTCCATGTACCAtagggttgttacactttgctaaggcattatgtgatcttggagaaagcataaatatcatgcctctctctatttacaagaatttgggtttgggtgacccaaagcccactgcgatacGGTTACTGATGGTTGATCGAACGGTGAGAAGGCCTAttggatactccatgatgtctTGGTGA